Proteins encoded within one genomic window of Mesorhizobium sp. AR10:
- a CDS encoding DMT family transporter, which translates to MHRSAYIFLLVTTLLWGGNSVAGKLAVDHISPMTLVFLRWVLAVLIMLPIGWRTLREDWPVVRRHWMLLGGLGACGFTVFNVIFYVALNYTTAINVSIEQAAIPIVIIVANFVLFRLRVNRVQIVGVVLTIVGVVLTASHGDLRQLLKLDLNFGDAIMLVAVLCYSFYSVGLRLKPAIRWQSLMLTLSIAALVTSVPFFLWEMAAGKVTLPDGRGWAVAIYTAVGVSIVSQIFYIRGNELIGANRAGLFINLVPIFGTLLSVVLVGEKFQLYQALALVLVLGGIGLAEYSGRKAARPSNSGNISPEKQKGADQAAPFNP; encoded by the coding sequence ATGCATCGAAGCGCTTACATATTCCTGCTGGTGACCACCTTGCTGTGGGGCGGCAACTCGGTCGCCGGCAAGCTGGCGGTCGATCACATTTCGCCGATGACGCTGGTCTTCCTGCGCTGGGTTCTGGCGGTTTTGATCATGCTGCCGATCGGCTGGCGAACGCTGCGCGAAGACTGGCCGGTGGTGCGCCGGCACTGGATGCTGCTTGGCGGGCTCGGCGCCTGCGGCTTCACCGTCTTCAACGTGATCTTCTACGTGGCGCTCAACTACACCACCGCCATCAACGTCTCGATCGAGCAGGCGGCGATACCAATCGTCATCATCGTCGCCAATTTCGTGCTGTTTCGCCTGCGTGTGAACCGGGTGCAGATCGTCGGTGTCGTACTGACGATCGTCGGCGTCGTCCTCACCGCCAGCCATGGCGATCTGCGCCAGCTTCTGAAGCTGGATCTCAACTTCGGCGATGCCATCATGCTGGTGGCGGTGCTTTGTTATAGCTTCTATTCGGTGGGGTTGCGGCTGAAGCCGGCCATCCGCTGGCAGAGCCTGATGCTGACGCTGTCGATTGCGGCACTCGTCACATCGGTACCCTTTTTCCTCTGGGAAATGGCCGCAGGCAAGGTCACCCTTCCCGACGGACGCGGCTGGGCGGTCGCGATCTATACCGCCGTCGGCGTCTCGATCGTCTCGCAAATCTTCTATATCAGAGGCAACGAGCTGATAGGCGCCAACCGGGCTGGCCTGTTCATCAATCTTGTGCCGATCTTCGGCACGCTGCTGTCGGTGGTGCTCGTCGGTGAGAAGTTCCAGCTCTATCAGGCACTGGCGCTCGTGCTGGTGCTGGGCGGGATCGGGCTGGCCGAATACAGCGGGCGCAAGGCGGCGAGGCCGTCAAACAGCGGGAACATAAGCCCCGAAAAACAGAAAGGCGCGGACCAGGCCGCGCCATTCAATCCTTAG
- a CDS encoding adenylosuccinate synthase, protein MANVVVVGSQWGDEGKGKIVDWLSERADVVVRFQGGHNAGHTLVVDGKVYKLSLLPSGVVRQGKLSIIGNGVVFDPHAFVAEVAKLKAQGVEVTPERLKIAENTALILSLHRELDGFREDAASNSGTKIGTTRRGIGPAYEDKVGRRAVRVMDLADLETLPLKVDRLLTHHNALRRGLGHAEVAHATIMHELTSVADEILPYMDRVWKILDDKRRAGERILFEGAQGTLLDIDHGTYPFVTSSNTVAGQAAPGSGVGPGAISYVLGITKAYTTRVGEGPFPTEQDNEVGEFLGTRGHEFGTVTGRKRRCGWFDAVLVRQAVAVNGINGIALTKLDVLDGLDEIRVCTGYRLDGEAIDYLPASQGAQARVEPVYETLEGWKGTTAGARSWNDLPAQAVKYVRYIEELIGAPVALLSTSPERDDTILVTDPFQD, encoded by the coding sequence ATGGCCAATGTGGTGGTCGTCGGCTCGCAATGGGGCGACGAGGGCAAGGGCAAGATCGTCGACTGGCTGTCGGAACGCGCCGACGTCGTCGTGCGCTTCCAGGGCGGCCACAATGCCGGCCATACGCTGGTCGTCGATGGCAAGGTCTACAAATTGTCGCTGCTGCCGTCCGGTGTGGTGCGGCAAGGCAAGCTGTCGATCATCGGCAATGGCGTCGTCTTCGATCCGCACGCCTTCGTCGCGGAGGTGGCGAAACTGAAGGCGCAAGGCGTCGAGGTGACACCAGAGCGCCTGAAAATAGCCGAAAACACCGCGCTTATCCTGTCGCTGCACCGGGAGCTGGATGGATTCCGCGAGGACGCCGCCTCCAATTCCGGGACGAAGATTGGCACGACCCGTCGCGGCATCGGCCCCGCCTATGAAGACAAGGTGGGCCGGCGCGCGGTCAGGGTGATGGATTTGGCGGATTTGGAAACGCTGCCCTTGAAGGTTGACAGGCTGCTGACGCACCACAATGCGCTGCGTCGCGGGCTTGGTCATGCGGAGGTGGCACATGCGACGATCATGCATGAGCTGACCTCGGTCGCCGATGAGATTCTGCCCTATATGGACCGCGTCTGGAAAATCCTTGACGACAAGCGCCGCGCCGGTGAGCGCATCCTGTTCGAGGGTGCGCAAGGCACGTTGCTCGACATCGACCACGGCACCTATCCGTTCGTCACCTCGTCCAACACCGTCGCCGGTCAGGCGGCGCCCGGTTCCGGTGTCGGCCCTGGTGCCATCAGCTATGTGCTCGGCATCACCAAGGCCTATACGACGCGCGTCGGCGAAGGTCCGTTCCCGACCGAGCAGGACAACGAGGTCGGCGAGTTCCTCGGCACGCGCGGCCACGAATTCGGCACCGTCACCGGCAGAAAGCGGCGCTGCGGCTGGTTCGATGCGGTGCTGGTGCGCCAGGCCGTCGCCGTAAACGGCATCAACGGCATCGCGCTGACCAAGCTCGACGTGCTCGATGGCCTCGACGAGATCAGGGTCTGCACCGGCTACCGCCTCGACGGCGAAGCGATCGATTATCTGCCGGCCAGCCAGGGTGCGCAGGCACGGGTCGAGCCGGTCTACGAGACGCTGGAGGGGTGGAAAGGCACCACCGCCGGCGCCAGAAGCTGGAACGATCTGCCGGCCCAGGCCGTCAAATATGTCCGTTACATTGAGGAGCTGATCGGCGCGCCGGTCGCGCTCCTGTCCACGAGCCCGGAACGGGACGACACGATACTTGTGACCGATCCGTTTCAAGACTAG
- a CDS encoding homocysteine S-methyltransferase family protein, which yields MTSATINLRELGETVLLTDGGLETSLVFLDGLDLPFFAAFPLLATEEGKERLGRYFRQYLDIAEQRGVGFVLDTPTWRANPDWGGKLGYSDKALSAANRHAVSWARALGAPYAARGMVVLVDGVVGPRGDGYRVDAIMTTAEAENYHINQIKAFRDAGADMVSAITMTYSHEAAGIACAAMASGLQSVISFTVETNGLLPSGESLKDAIETVDDETDGAPAYFMINCAHPSHFDAVLASGGGWVGRIRGVRANASAKSHAELDAATELDPGDPVDLGRRYRAMRDRFGHIGVLGGCCGTDARHIAAICDACL from the coding sequence ATGACCAGTGCGACGATCAATCTTCGTGAGCTGGGCGAAACCGTTCTCCTGACGGATGGCGGCCTCGAAACGTCGCTTGTTTTCCTTGATGGGCTCGATCTGCCGTTCTTTGCCGCTTTTCCCCTGCTTGCAACGGAGGAAGGCAAAGAGAGGCTCGGCCGCTATTTTCGCCAGTACCTGGATATCGCCGAACAGCGCGGCGTCGGCTTCGTGCTTGACACGCCGACATGGCGCGCCAATCCCGACTGGGGCGGGAAGCTCGGCTACTCGGATAAGGCGCTGTCGGCCGCAAACCGGCACGCTGTCTCGTGGGCACGGGCGCTCGGTGCGCCCTACGCGGCGCGCGGGATGGTCGTCCTTGTGGATGGGGTGGTCGGGCCGCGCGGGGATGGCTACCGGGTCGATGCGATCATGACGACGGCCGAAGCTGAAAACTACCACATCAACCAGATCAAGGCGTTCCGCGATGCCGGCGCCGATATGGTCAGCGCTATCACCATGACCTATTCGCACGAGGCGGCCGGGATAGCCTGCGCCGCCATGGCATCGGGCCTTCAGTCGGTGATTTCCTTCACCGTCGAGACGAATGGACTCCTGCCTTCCGGCGAGAGCCTGAAAGATGCCATCGAAACCGTTGACGACGAAACCGACGGCGCACCGGCCTATTTCATGATCAACTGCGCGCATCCCAGCCATTTCGACGCCGTCCTTGCCAGCGGCGGAGGCTGGGTGGGCCGCATTCGCGGCGTGCGCGCCAACGCGTCCGCCAAGAGCCATGCCGAGCTTGACGCGGCGACCGAGCTCGATCCGGGCGATCCGGTCGACCTCGGCCGGCGCTATCGCGCGATGCGCGACCGTTTCGGCCACATCGGCGTGCTCGGCGGCTGCTGCGGTACGGATGCAAGGCACATTGCCGCGATCTGCGATGCCTGCCTGTGA
- a CDS encoding ABC-F family ATP-binding cassette domain-containing protein has product MAPPLLNLDGIKLTFGGTPLLDGAALTASAGDKIALVGRNGSGKSTLLKIAAGLIEPQDGELFRQPSATVRYLPQVPDMDDFTSVRAYIEAGLGPADDPYRATYLMEHLGLSGEERPNDLSGGEARRAALARVMAPEPDILLLDEPTNHLDLSVIEWLEEELARTSSALVVISHDRRFLERVSRATIWLDRGQTRRLDKGFAHFEEWRDTVLEEEEREQHKLGRQIVREEHWLRYGVTARRKRNMRRLGELQTMRQRFRGHRGAEGAATMVASDAAESGKLVIEARNIEKSFGDLTVVRAFSTRIQRGDRVGLVGPNGAGKTTLLKMLTGEMKPDVGSVRLGTNLEIATLDQKREAVDPQETLAQYLTDGRGENLVINGEQRHVVSYMKDFLFKPEQARTPVRELSGGERARLLLARVLARPANLLVLDEPTNDLDMETLELLQELVAGFAGTAILVSHDRDFLDRTVTSLIAPDGDGRWIEYAGGYSDMLAQRGGTRLDDRKARAKAETGETVAPSKIETAAPKGPAKKLSFKQKFALESLPKKIEAVTASISRLENNIADPAYYERDPASFQKTIAALDKERATLATLEEEWLELEMLREEMEG; this is encoded by the coding sequence ATGGCGCCGCCACTTCTCAATCTTGACGGGATAAAACTGACCTTCGGCGGCACCCCACTGCTCGACGGCGCTGCCTTGACCGCTTCGGCAGGCGACAAGATCGCCTTGGTCGGCCGCAACGGCTCGGGCAAGTCGACGCTGCTGAAGATCGCCGCCGGGTTGATCGAGCCGCAGGACGGCGAGCTGTTCCGCCAGCCTTCGGCGACCGTGCGCTACCTGCCGCAAGTGCCCGACATGGACGATTTCACCAGCGTCCGCGCCTATATCGAGGCCGGGCTCGGACCCGCCGACGATCCCTACCGCGCCACCTATCTGATGGAGCACCTCGGCCTGTCCGGCGAGGAACGGCCGAACGATCTCTCCGGCGGCGAGGCTCGGCGCGCCGCCCTTGCCCGCGTCATGGCTCCGGAGCCCGATATCCTTCTCCTCGATGAGCCGACCAACCATCTCGATCTGTCGGTGATCGAATGGCTGGAAGAGGAGCTTGCCCGCACCTCTTCGGCGCTGGTCGTCATCTCGCACGACCGCCGTTTCCTCGAGCGTGTGTCGCGCGCCACCATCTGGCTCGACCGCGGCCAGACCCGCAGACTGGACAAGGGTTTTGCTCATTTCGAGGAATGGCGCGACACGGTGCTGGAGGAAGAAGAGCGCGAGCAGCACAAGCTCGGCCGCCAGATCGTGCGCGAGGAGCACTGGCTGCGCTATGGCGTGACGGCGAGGCGCAAGCGCAATATGCGCCGGCTCGGCGAACTACAGACCATGCGCCAGCGTTTTCGTGGCCATCGCGGCGCCGAAGGTGCTGCAACCATGGTGGCCAGCGACGCCGCCGAATCCGGCAAGCTGGTGATCGAGGCCAGGAACATCGAGAAGAGCTTTGGCGACCTCACCGTGGTCAGGGCATTCTCGACCCGCATCCAGCGCGGCGACCGCGTCGGCCTGGTCGGGCCGAACGGCGCCGGCAAGACGACGCTGTTGAAGATGCTGACCGGCGAGATGAAGCCGGACGTCGGTTCGGTGCGGCTCGGCACCAATCTGGAGATCGCCACGCTCGACCAGAAGCGCGAAGCCGTCGACCCGCAGGAGACGCTGGCGCAGTATCTCACCGACGGGCGCGGCGAGAACCTCGTCATCAATGGCGAGCAGCGCCACGTCGTCTCCTACATGAAGGATTTCCTGTTCAAGCCGGAACAGGCGCGCACGCCGGTGCGCGAGCTTTCGGGCGGCGAGCGGGCCCGCCTGCTGCTGGCCCGCGTGCTGGCACGGCCGGCAAATCTGCTGGTGCTCGATGAGCCGACCAATGATCTCGACATGGAGACGCTTGAACTGCTGCAGGAACTGGTCGCCGGTTTCGCCGGCACCGCTATTCTGGTCAGCCATGACCGCGATTTCCTCGACCGCACCGTCACCAGCCTGATCGCGCCGGACGGCGATGGCCGCTGGATCGAATATGCCGGTGGTTATTCCGACATGCTGGCACAGCGCGGCGGCACCAGGCTCGACGACCGCAAGGCGCGGGCGAAGGCCGAGACCGGCGAAACGGTGGCACCAAGCAAGATCGAAACGGCTGCGCCGAAGGGCCCGGCGAAAAAGCTGTCGTTCAAGCAGAAATTTGCATTGGAATCGCTGCCGAAGAAGATCGAAGCGGTGACCGCTTCGATCTCGCGATTGGAGAACAACATCGCCGACCCCGCCTACTACGAGCGCGATCCCGCCTCGTTCCAGAAGACCATCGCCGCGCTCGACAAGGAGCGCGCCACTCTGGCCACCCTCGAAGAGGAATGGCTGGAACTGGAGATGCTGCGCGAGGAGATGGAAGGGTAA
- a CDS encoding thiamine diphosphokinase, with product MSTFTILLGGDLIRTPLLDRQVEGTRIVAADAGIGHARMLGVMPELWVGDFDSVPADLPADLAAVPRHVFPPEKDQTDGELAIAAALERGATSLVLAGAFGGKRADHAFLHLALSVRLAESGTKVLLTSGAQEGIPLLPGKAGFSYADGTLFSILGFSDLSGLTVSGAKWPLTHVEVAFGSSLTISNEVKGRLEIALGHGRALLLAHPFPLPES from the coding sequence ATGAGCACATTCACCATCCTGCTTGGCGGCGATCTCATCCGCACGCCGCTGCTCGATCGTCAGGTCGAGGGCACACGCATCGTTGCTGCCGACGCCGGCATCGGCCATGCGCGGATGCTGGGCGTGATGCCGGAACTCTGGGTCGGCGATTTCGATTCCGTGCCGGCGGACCTGCCGGCCGATCTGGCCGCTGTGCCGCGTCACGTGTTTCCGCCGGAAAAAGACCAGACCGACGGCGAATTGGCCATCGCCGCCGCACTCGAGCGCGGCGCGACCAGCCTGGTGCTTGCCGGCGCCTTCGGCGGCAAGCGCGCCGACCATGCCTTCCTGCATCTGGCGCTCAGCGTTCGACTGGCGGAAAGCGGCACGAAAGTGCTGTTGACCAGCGGCGCGCAGGAAGGCATCCCCTTGCTGCCCGGAAAGGCCGGTTTCTCCTATGCCGACGGCACGCTGTTTTCGATCCTCGGCTTCTCCGATCTTTCCGGCCTGACCGTTTCTGGCGCCAAATGGCCGCTGACCCATGTCGAGGTCGCGTTCGGTTCGTCGCTGACCATTTCCAACGAGGTCAAGGGCCGGCTCGAAATTGCGCTCGGCCACGGCCGCGCCCTGCTGCTCGCCCATCCTTTTCCGCTACCTGAAAGCTGA
- the thiB gene encoding thiamine ABC transporter substrate binding subunit encodes MRTLFYSLISAVVLATSGPASAQEKLTVYTYESFTAEWGPGPQVKKAFEAECGCTLDFVSVADGVALLNRVKLEGAATKADIVLGLDTNLTAEARATGLFSPHGTVSDVNVPGGWSDDIFVPFDYGYFAVVYDTEKLKTPPKSLKELVEGNADEKIVIQDPRTSTPGLGLLLWVKSVYGDKAPEAWAKLRAKVLTVTPGWSEAYGLFTKGEAPMVLSYTTSPAYHMIAENTERYQAASFEEGEYLQIEVAGITSTGAKNPLAEKFLAFMTGPRFQNVIPETNWMFPAGKTDKPLNPAFDKLVRPTKTLLFSPEEVATNRKAWVDEWLAVMSE; translated from the coding sequence ATGCGCACGCTTTTTTACTCCCTTATCTCAGCAGTAGTCCTCGCCACGTCCGGGCCGGCATCCGCCCAGGAAAAACTCACCGTCTACACCTATGAGAGCTTCACCGCCGAGTGGGGTCCTGGCCCACAGGTCAAGAAGGCGTTCGAGGCCGAATGCGGCTGCACGCTCGACTTCGTCTCGGTCGCCGACGGCGTGGCGCTGCTCAACCGCGTCAAGCTGGAGGGAGCCGCGACCAAGGCCGACATCGTGCTTGGCCTCGACACCAATCTCACCGCCGAAGCCAGGGCCACCGGCCTGTTTTCGCCGCATGGCACCGTGTCTGATGTCAACGTGCCCGGCGGTTGGAGCGACGATATTTTCGTGCCGTTCGACTATGGCTATTTCGCCGTCGTCTACGACACCGAAAAGCTGAAGACGCCGCCGAAGAGCCTCAAGGAATTGGTCGAGGGCAATGCTGACGAGAAGATCGTCATCCAGGATCCGCGCACCTCGACGCCGGGCCTCGGCCTGCTTTTGTGGGTGAAGTCGGTCTATGGCGACAAGGCGCCGGAAGCCTGGGCCAAGTTGAGGGCAAAAGTGCTGACCGTGACGCCGGGCTGGAGCGAGGCCTATGGGCTGTTCACCAAAGGCGAGGCACCCATGGTGCTGTCCTACACGACGTCGCCGGCCTACCACATGATTGCCGAGAACACCGAGCGCTACCAGGCGGCGTCCTTCGAGGAAGGCGAATACCTGCAGATCGAGGTTGCCGGCATCACCAGCACGGGCGCCAAGAACCCGCTGGCGGAAAAGTTCCTGGCCTTCATGACCGGGCCGAGGTTCCAGAATGTCATTCCGGAGACCAACTGGATGTTCCCGGCCGGGAAAACCGACAAGCCGCTCAACCCGGCCTTCGACAAACTGGTCAGGCCGACCAAGACCTTGCTGTTCAGCCCTGAGGAGGTCGCCACCAACCGCAAGGCCTGGGTCGACGAATGGCTGGCGGTGATGAGCGAGTAG